In Etheostoma cragini isolate CJK2018 chromosome 19, CSU_Ecrag_1.0, whole genome shotgun sequence, the genomic window GGAGTTTATCATCCTCCTCACTCTTCAAATCCAGCGCTTCATCGTCGAGGCTCAGCAGACTGTCACAGCTCGACGTTTCAGGGAGCGTTTCATGATCGAGGCTGAACTGGACCGCACTGCTGCCAGTGCCACTAGGGCTGTCGAGAGCCTCAGCGTTAAACGTGTCCCAGAACAGAGTGGATTTAAGGGAGACTCCCTGCTGGCTGACAGGGGGGCTGCTGTGGCTTGTGAGAGGAGGGGACAGATTGCAAGAGCCACTCTGGGAGGGAGCTCCGGGTCTCAGCAACACATCGTGCTCATTGAAAGGAGAGAGCCGTCCTGCTATACTGTCGTTCAACTTGGCCAACCGCCCCATTTTCTCAGCTTCGTCTTCCTCAACTGCCTTGCGCCACGAGCTCTTCACATtaagaactgaaaaaaaaaaaaaacattttaaattttaccaAGCGAATATAAGGTGATTTAAAGGGCAAAACTGTTCCCGTTTTAGTCACCATGCCATCCTAAATAAGCCCTTCCACTCAGGTGTTTGCAAAGAATTGACAAAACGCCAACAGCTCACTTACTCAAGCTCTCAGGTGTACGTGGCAGCTGCTTTCTAGTAGAGAAGGGCCCTCTATGAAGCGTGCCAAGAAGGCCATCCAAGTCCACAACCTTGACCCTGCCTTCTGTAGGACTGGTTGTTGTTACAGCATCTgcaaactaacacacacaaccGTTAATCGGGACTGGGTCTCAGAGCCCGATTTGTGCACCTTGTCCAAGTCACCATGACTTGGACAACAATCTGTACAgctttaaaaagataaaaaaggcTGTATCACTGTACCTGATCAGCAAGGTTATCACATTCCATGTCTAATATCTGAGTCTCGTTCCTCATGGGAGTCACCTTCAGATCAACATGGGCCGTCTTCCTCACACTAGCCTAAAAACAAGTAGAGCTTTGTTACATATGGTCATCAGAAGAATTTGTGTTTGAGttttaattcaacttaaaaaaaaaaaaaaaaaaaaaaaaaagaagagattagCTGAAATCTACTAGCCTGAGGCGGTGGTCCTGAAGGAGCCCTCAGAGGAGGGGACGGTGTGTCAAAAAGCCAGTCCAGAGAGGTATTTGCCTTTGACGCTTGAGTGTCGACAACAGGACTTTCAGTCCTTTCAGCCGTTGCAGGGCTAAGACAAATGGATTGGTTAttcaaaaacaagtttgtaTAGTGTTCCCCATTACATTTTCCTCACAATGCAGTAGAGCTCAGGTACAGTGGAAGTAACAAGAGCATCTTGATGTAGCTTATAATGGCTCATGTACGTGTTTTTTTATACccataaaaaaattatacaatgTCTACAATGACAGTACCAAGTCAAATGTACATGCTTATATacttttataaaacacatttaataaacagTCCAAGTGTCTGCTCCGTATCTGTCCGTGGCGATTTCTCTCAACTCGCCGCGGTCATCAGAGAGCACGGATGCTTTAGGGAGGACTAGTGACGGGCAGAGCACTGCTCAGGACTGCCCAGGTATCTGCCTCCCATCAGAAGCCAATGCaccaaacatttcaaatgatgcataatggaaaaaaaggggAAGTGTTCACTTTAAGCTTACATTTCCCTTAAGAGCTGTTCAAATATAGGTTTCCTTACCTCCTCGGTTTAGAAGAACTGGACATGGAACCGTTCTGGGATTTACTCTTTGCAGGCTTCTCCCCTGAAAAAGTGTAAGAATCCTGATTAGAACAAACCTGCGATGTTGTGAGTACTTTGTCACCGTTTATGTAATCAGACTTAGCCCACCGAGAAGCGTTGCAGGGTACTGAGAGAAGACACCACTCCTGTAACTAGAGTCAGCTGCTGGTTCAAAAGACAGTGGAGCCATTGGTGACAGGAAGCCAAGAgcctaaaaaaatgtatttgtgaatTAGTATATGAAACaagagtgaaacatttgataCAACCAAAACATGACAAATGCATAATTTCCCATTCCCCTAAAAAGGTAAACCAAATATAGTGTTAAAATCCTAAGCCAAGATCAAAAAAATCACAAGGACCACTTACAGGATCTTCACTCAGAAAAGATAATAGGGGTGTGTCTTTCAGGGTTTCCATCCACTTCCTGTCCCATGCAGCTTCCAAGTCCCTGATGGTACTCGTGACCTCAGGAATTGCTTCCTTGGAAATCCTCTTTctggggattaaaaaaaaaaaaaaaaaataggtaattactCTAAGTCATCTAACTTCGAGTTAGCACATGCTATTAAGATAAATCATCCATGATTTTAAGTGTTCCACTAACTACAGAAGTCTCCAAACCACAAGTAGTCAGAGGTTCATAGACAGCTATCCAACTCAAatctaaataaacatttaagaaTAATTCAAAAGCTCCAATTTAAAAAGACTGTTTGATTCCCATGCATCATGTCATTGTGCTGAAGATCAGACAGGTTGGACAAAGGTGTGGGGGGTAGGGGGTACCTGATTAGGTGGAGGTTCTGCAGTGCACGGGCCATCTGCTGACATTTGTCCTGCAGGTGCTGAGGACTGAGCCGAGGCTTGGGGGCATGAGACACCCGACATCGCTCCTCCCTCAGGAGCTGCAGCGCATGCTTCGTCAGCTCCAACACACACAGGACGTTCAACTGGCCAGCCTCGTACACGTTCCCTGAACTCATCTGGAAAACATGCACGAGGATACGGTGAAAATGCAAGAAAGATACCAAGAGCCAAATGAATAAGGGTCATGTGCTGTGTATAAGAATGAACAGGCCACCCGTCACATTCTCTTTACCCTCACCTGATGTGGGAGCTGTTCTATTCTCTCCAGCAGACAGCGAGGAATGTTGAGGACTCGATCCGTGCCGTCCAGGACATATTGATCCACCTCCCCCTTCAAAACACTTTCCACCGCATGCTGTTCCTCTTTGATAGTCGACCGCATTCTATCAATGTCCGACCACAAGGAGCGCACCTTAAGACAACAAAGTACTAATGTGAGCTCAGAAAATCTCAGTCCAGAACTTCTTTCCTAAACTTCTCAATGTAAGAATGTCACCAAATCTGACAAATTGGCATAGGTATTGATTTTGTATTATTAGGCAGGAAATTTGCCATAAGCAGCACTGTTGCAATGTAACACATGTAAAGTACACACGTTTTATGTTTAACAAACCATTTGGGTCTTCTCAGCTGAAGAATCTGCCTCCTGTGTAGATTCACTGCTGTGAAGCCTGAAAGTAGATAGGCGACTGAAAAAACCTGGACTAAGAACATTGAAGGTCTGCAGTACagagtaaaaaattaaaatgaaataagtaCATACTTAAGTCGCTCATCGTACTTGGCACCTTCTGCTCCGATGTCCCTCATGGACTTCACCAGGAGCCTTGAAAACAGGGATCACAAAAACCTTTGTACCAATAATTGCAGAAACTGACTTCCATGtgcaaaccaaaacaacataaaatgaaCTTCAAGTTCAAAACGCAAACTTCTAGACTCTTCAACATAGTCTAGCTGTCTCTGTACACGGTTTCAAAAAGGAcgtttttcacagcagacagtCTGTACTTGATAGCAGGAAGAGCACAGGGTGTACTGGGACACTGCATCGTTAACTCAATTTGTTTCACCTGTGGACACCACTGTGACTAAAGCTGCCGGTAACCACAGGGTTACTAATTAGTTCACAAGACACAGGTGGGGCTTGAAACAAATGGCCAATGAAAGATGCAACATCAAGAGCAGTGATACAAGTTACATTCagcaaggtaaaaaaataaaatataacccCCACTAcaagaacagatgaagaaaaataaaaatatgtcagtgtgtgaaaagggaatgacaaaacatttcacatcCGCTCAAACTATTATAATAACTAGGTATAGGTAATGCACAAAATTACATTCAAAGCATGGTTGCTACTTCTGAGTCTCtgaactaaataaataacaaaattactttttttaatcagaatattataaaatgttttatttacaattatATTAGTTTTATAAAGGGTTGTATTTACTAAACTAATTTTTACTacacaggcttttattttggtaatggCAGACTGGAGTCAGAAGTTTAATTTTGTTGCCATGACAAGTTCTGTCCAGCCTCAAAGATGGAACTTACTGTGCTTTTCTCTGGTACTCGTGAAGAAAGTGGTCTTGATTCACTCCAGCTTTCAAAAAACGGGTAGTAACCAGGCTGAGCCTCTTCACCGCCAGGTCCAGGGAGGAAGCGGGACTCGCTGCAGCCTCCGGGACCCAGCTGTCATCTGGTAACATTCAAGAAGTCAGATTGTGAATATGAGGTACTggtatagaaaaaaaacaacaacattattttcTAACTCGACCCACCTGTAGTGAATGTCTTCATTTCTTGCAGCATGACGTGACTGGCCAAATGAAGCATCAAGCTGATAAACTTGGGACCTCCGGGTGAGAGGAACAAGGATGCCACCACTCTGGACCCTGCATTTGCAGTTTCATCCTGCAAATATCAAAACAAGATGGGTACCACTAAATGACACTTAACGACAGCAGCTACCTctgtgaaaaatacattttctttacattttaggCATTTCATCAGCGatgcaaaaaacactttattagCCGAAAGTTgaacttttttaactttatgtaAAATTCGAAGCGAATTTATTAGctaaaaaatgagaaaaaaatatgggGTCATTGTGAATTGCTGGATAGATTAAGTTTAACATAAAACACTCATTCTTACCGTAATTTCTCGCAGCCAAGCGCAGGTAACTTTGCGAAACTCAGCATCTGCTTTGTGGTTCAAAACAGGCCAGCAGTGCCTATAACCCAATGCAAATGGGTTATTGTTTTGACAATTAAACCTATACACACTTCTACATATGAATGGCAAAAGTGGATCACCTCTAACTTTACCTGTATGTCTCGTTAAATCGTGTCGGGTTGAGTCGCTCCAACAGGAAATGGGTTACTATGTAGAAGGCATCCTTGTTTGGTTTGTCGAACATATTCCTATTGGccataaaataacatttaacctCGTTAGCATAAAGCTAACGTCAAGAGTAATGTGAATGGCAACTTAACGTTAAATGTTACGTCCAGTGAACGCAGCAACGTTATTCAGTATTTATGTTTTCACTACAAAAGCAGACTTACGGTCCCAGGTTGATGTGTTTAACGTTCACGTTGGTTTTGCCGGAGATTAACGACACTGCTGTGTCTGGTTGAAGTCCGAGTCCGAGAAGAGCAAACCACAGATATTTCCCGTTCTTTTTCTGCAACAATACCGGGTTCGCCATTGTTCCCAGTTGGATAAAACCGTGTGAGAGGGGAACGTCGCGGTGGTCGCTGGTCGAAACCCAGCCTGGCTAGCTTTAGCTGCTACCTAGCTACCACAAAATTCACTGTCGGGTAACTTGTCTTGAGTttgtcaaaatacatttaacagaCGGTTAGTAAATTAACAAACACTGCCGAGGGAGAGTTGCGTGTTACAAAAGTTACCAACCATACTGTACGTTGGATTTCACATTTGTTTAACTAAATTTGACTCCTTTTAGTCAGGAAAAcgaaacaacagcaaaaacacaaaccgCCAAAAAAGAATTCAATAACAACCCGGAAGTTGTTAATAAATACTTCCGGTGAGCGAATGCTAAAGCTAAAAACAACAAGCGCTAGCTTTTGGGTAACCGAGGTTTTATTAAGTTGTCTAGACTCAGGTTCaaccataaaaataaagacacaggcTTCCCATGCCGGAATGTAGCGGCAGTGGACGTCTCTTCACCCTTGTTTTGCCTTTcggtcaaccatgaaaaaattacgtttttttcctgcactattaccatttttttcgacatttttgacactttttcaatgctgtgggtgcttttttgatgttttttcacaagatatttgatatttctaaggTTGACATGTTCAGGGCTTTCAAAGaaccatttttttgtgagtaaaaaaactaaaaacgggtcaaatttgacccgaggacaacatgaattAAAACATTCATGCAAACAACACAACCACTTATAACGGCGTTTTACCATTTCCGTTTTCCGTCACAATAAAAGCTCAATACTTCACTCTAACTTCCTTTAACCAGTCAACTGAGAAgtaacacaataaaataccttatgtttgttttaaggGAGGATCTCGTGATACAAAGATGACTAATTTTACTCAATGTTGGACAAGGGGAACAGGTTTTAGGATATGTATCCAACAAAGAAGTGAAGAAACATACAAGCCTCGGCTCGTTTTCATAGTTGATAAACCAAGACCGCCATTACCAAGCTTATTAGAAGAAATATTAGACTGCAGGTTAGCCATCTTACCTGAAAATATTCATCATGTGTGACATGGCAGTATGAACCAcaattaaacatgtttaaggGCACGCCATTAAGtgtatatttaactttaaatagTGTATTGTTCATagtttataaatatttataagcCATTATTACATACAATTAATCCTACATTTACTCAACAAATGAGTCAAAGGGCTTTTGAAAGGTGGTgcagtaataaaaacacaggcTAAGAATATTCAGATttcatttgtcctttttttattgcagaACATACATGTATTTAAGTCAGTCTCCACTACAAGTGATGAGTCAGAACAGAGTGATGGTAAGAAACAAgtgctctttttttctaatcattTACATCATTGTAGTTCTTTTAAAACCAGCTGGCAACACTCGGCCACCTTAGATGGATCAGACACTGAGGAGTACTTGGAAATCTGAGAGGTGACCCCCAGGGAGCGCGCCAAGTCCTGGGCTGTCTGGTCTGAGGCCACAGTGGTTCCCAAGGCCACCAGCAGCCTAAACACAGCCTCCTTGTCTTGTACCGTCTCCAGAGCTCTACTGGCCACAGACAGGCACTGGGCCTTGGCCTCGAGATCGGGTTGGCCGTACAGGCAGCCAGCGTAGTTAAGCAACAGAGTGGCCAGAGCAACGTGGATGTTCTTATTACAGATTATGGCGAGGTCGGCAGCGTGCGATAGCACTGTTTCACGCTGGGCCATGAGGAGGGCTCGGCCGTGCCTGCCACTAAAGCAGTTACACAGAGTCCGCAGCGCCAGCATCTGGTTGGCGGGGCGCCCCTCGGGCCTCATCAGGCTCAGCAGGTGGTTGCACAGCTGGACTCCCTCCGCCTCTCCACAGAGAGTCTCATTAACCTGTGGGTGGCGCACTGCCAGCCTCATGATGTCCAGGATTGGAAACACGAGGTCTGTCCAGGGGggaggaaaggaaagtttggTTAGTTAACAGTAATGAACTAAAGAACCTTGAATCATGTTAAGCTTTGTGCTTTTGGTAATTACTGGGCAGAAATAATAATACTCAATacaaaaagatgaaatggaaaaaaagagaactaTCATAGAATGCTGTTGTGGTACCTTCAGACCAGTGAGAGGCCTTCCACAGCACGTTGATCTCTTGGATGCTTGGGGGAGACATGGAGGAGTTGGGCTCAGAGACAGACACCAGCAGCCTCTGGAGGCTTTCCAGAATCTCGTCGGAGAGCTTGTGCTCCAGAGGGGCGCCTCCATTTAGCTCCTTTACCTTGGCTGGTGTGGAAAGAACAAGTCATTGACCCACAGTGAAGAAGCTTTAGTGAACCAAGTGAAGCTTTGGTACAAAATCTTCACGACATGAAATTAATTGgaaatgtttacttttaaagACGCTTGTATTTGGTATCAAATCttaggctttaaaaaaaaaatatatatatatattcatgacTTAACGCCCACCAACTGTCATCAGATTCTGATTCATTATTCCTGAATCACCTTTTCCCCCAATTGAGCCCCACCCACTACAAACCAGGTCAGAGCAGAGACTAGATAGATAAATCCAGAAAACTCAAATGTGACATAATCAAAACTAACTTAGGCAGGAAAATAATGCGTTCACATAGAGCCTCATGACTcaggaaaaaactgaaaaaaggtgTTGAGGGCTTTTTGACAAAAAGCTAAAATCCCTTAATAAAGTTCTTAGAAATGTTTGTCATTCATAACTGACACATGTGGACTGTAGCGACATATCATCAAACCCATACTTAAAATGCTCACCCATGATCTGCGAGGAATTTGCTTGTTCAAAGGTCACGCCGTCAGTCTTGGGGAAGTAGATGTTAGTTGCCGTCTGCCTGAGGGCTGCGGAGGAATAGGCACCCCCCcctgcagaggagagaggagtgtGAGCTCATTCAATGAGTAAAACAGCTCAACATTAAAAGATTATTAATAGGAGAAATGTGTACATGGGTCTGCCACTGAACAAACAAATGCCTGGTCTTCactcaacacacaaacattatgAGCTCAGTATCTCAGTGGTTCAAGAGAGGTTCTTTTGGTTGGTAACTCACCTGTGAAAGGATCTGCCACACCTGAAGGAGCACGTGGGTTCGGACCCGATCCTGGGATGTAGCGACCAGAGCctgtggggagaaaaaaaaaagagtgtaaaaAGAACATCTCTGGGGATTTCAAGTGAAAAAATCTTTACGTAAACGTACTGTACCTGTGAAAGGATCAGCTCCAA contains:
- the haus6 gene encoding HAUS augmin-like complex subunit 6 isoform X2, coding for MANPVLLQKKNGKYLWFALLGLGLQPDTAVSLISGKTNVNVKHINLGPNMFDKPNKDAFYIVTHFLLERLNPTRFNETYRHCWPVLNHKADAEFRKVTCAWLREITDETANAGSRVVASLFLSPGGPKFISLMLHLASHVMLQEMKTFTTDDSWVPEAAASPASSLDLAVKRLSLVTTRFLKAGVNQDHFLHEYQRKAQLLVKSMRDIGAEGAKYDERLKLHSSESTQEADSSAEKTQMVRSLWSDIDRMRSTIKEEQHAVESVLKGEVDQYVLDGTDRVLNIPRCLLERIEQLPHQMSSGNVYEAGQLNVLCVLELTKHALQLLREERCRVSHAPKPRLSPQHLQDKCQQMARALQNLHLIRKRISKEAIPEVTSTIRDLEAAWDRKWMETLKDTPLLSFLSEDPALGFLSPMAPLSFEPAADSSYRSGVFSQYPATLLGEKPAKSKSQNGSMSSSSKPRSPATAERTESPVVDTQASKANTSLDWLFDTPSPPLRAPSGPPPQASVRKTAHVDLKVTPMRNETQILDMECDNLADQFADAVTTTSPTEGRVKVVDLDGLLGTLHRGPFSTRKQLPRTPESLILNVKSSWRKAVEEDEAEKMGRLAKLNDSIAGRLSPFNEHDVLLRPGAPSQSGSCNLSPPLTSHSSPPVSQQGVSLKSTLFWDTFNAEALDSPSGTGSSAVQFSLDHETLPETSSCDSLLSLDDEALDLKSEEDDKLLIPSLKTRLIQSALTPRHLGQIQQAGDDCSLTEGMKRTPECLLSGLTVSGLDKDWLMEPAKLVEATDKVFSLDLDTLETPSPPKKQEYSLPKLITFSPIDDMKC
- the haus6 gene encoding HAUS augmin-like complex subunit 6 isoform X1; the protein is MANPVLLQKKNGKYLWFALLGLGLQPDTAVSLISGKTNVNVKHINLGPNMFDKPNKDAFYIVTHFLLERLNPTRFNETYRHCWPVLNHKADAEFRKVTCAWLREITDETANAGSRVVASLFLSPGGPKFISLMLHLASHVMLQEMKTFTTDDSWVPEAAASPASSLDLAVKRLSLVTTRFLKAGVNQDHFLHEYQRKAQLLVKSMRDIGAEGAKYDERLKLHSSESTQEADSSAEKTQMVRSLWSDIDRMRSTIKEEQHAVESVLKGEVDQYVLDGTDRVLNIPRCLLERIEQLPHQMSSGNVYEAGQLNVLCVLELTKHALQLLREERCRVSHAPKPRLSPQHLQDKCQQMARALQNLHLIRKRISKEAIPEVTSTIRDLEAAWDRKWMETLKDTPLLSFLSEDPALGFLSPMAPLSFEPAADSSYRSGVFSQYPATLLGEKPAKSKSQNGSMSSSSKPRRFSPATAERTESPVVDTQASKANTSLDWLFDTPSPPLRAPSGPPPQASVRKTAHVDLKVTPMRNETQILDMECDNLADQFADAVTTTSPTEGRVKVVDLDGLLGTLHRGPFSTRKQLPRTPESLILNVKSSWRKAVEEDEAEKMGRLAKLNDSIAGRLSPFNEHDVLLRPGAPSQSGSCNLSPPLTSHSSPPVSQQGVSLKSTLFWDTFNAEALDSPSGTGSSAVQFSLDHETLPETSSCDSLLSLDDEALDLKSEEDDKLLIPSLKTRLIQSALTPRHLGQIQQAGDDCSLTEGMKRTPECLLSGLTVSGLDKDWLMEPAKLVEATDKVFSLDLDTLETPSPPKKQEYSLPKLITFSPIDDMKC